In the Podospora pseudocomata strain CBS 415.72m chromosome 5, whole genome shotgun sequence genome, one interval contains:
- a CDS encoding hypothetical protein (antiSMASH:Cluster_3; EggNog:ENOG503PARE; SMCOG1087:hypothetical protein; COG:C; COG:H), with translation MGSTHHPLSIAIMGGGIAGLSLAAALVKKPHLDIHVYEAVPAHSDVGAGLALHRNALAAMALLGPEVHQAYLDKAINIGEDAEAEMATDIFFACGPHANTGADQEPVAELGRAKGRKSVSRADLLAGLLGLVPGEKVSFGKRLTKIWEEEEEEKVKFEFGDGTKGEADCVLGADGIRSVVRGYVVGEDHPARHPVNHDRWQVYRTVVTTKEAIEAGVEERFTRTVPILLGPRGHVNCIPMNKGTRLSAGVAVRGAALGEKEVDGPGKGNDEGRRKELDVGLYKDYTPEARAIVDLVARDTSASWAVGDHDNAPVYFKGRVAMLGDAAHASLPFAGNGAAQALEDAAVLDHLFERVKQPSQIEAALGAYDAVRRPRSQDVVNVARMLGRAYAFAERDIHEDPKKARVFFTQAGRFTNEADLTRQNEEAMAKMEDSVRGVSKNN, from the coding sequence atgggctccacccatcaccccctctcCATAGCCATAATGGGAGGCGGCATAGccggcctctccctcgccgccgccctcgtcAAAAAACCCCACCTCGACATCCACGTCTACGAAGCCGTCCCTGCCCATTCCGACGTCGGCGCCGGCCTGGCCCTCCACCGCAACGCCCTCGCGGCCATGGCGCTTCTTGGACCGGAGGTCCACCAGGCTTACCTCGACAAGGCGATCAACATCGGTGAGGATGCGGAAGCGGAAATGGCGACTGACATCTTTTTTGCTTGTGGGCCTCACGCCAACACGGGAGCTGACCAAGAACCGGTCGCCGAGTTGGGGAGGGCAAAGGGACGAAAGAGCGTCAGTCGGGCGGACCTGTTGGCTGGGTTGCtcgggttggtgccgggggagaaggtgagcTTTGGGAAGAGACTGACAAagatttgggaggaggaggaggaggagaaggtcaagtttgagtttggggatgggacAAAGGGGGAGGCGGATTGTGTTTTGGGGGCGGATGGGATACGTTCGGTTGTTAGGGGTtatgttgttggggaggaccATCCGGCGAGACACCCGGTTAATCACGACAGGTGGCAGGTTTATCGGACGGTGGTTACCACCAAGGAGGCGATCGAGgccggggtggaggagaggtttaCGAGGACGGTCCCGATTTTGCTTGGGCCGAGGGGGCATGTGAATTGCATACCGATGAACAAGGGGACGAGGTTGAGCGCTGGGGTTGCCGTCAGGGGGGCGGCGTTgggcgagaaggaggttgacgGGCCTGGGAAGGGGAATGATGAGGGGCGAAGAAAAGAGTTGGATGTCGGGTTGTATAAAGACTACACTCCGGAGGCGAGGGCCATTGTGGATCTGGTGGCGAGGGACACGTCGGCTAgctgggcggtgggggaTCATGATAATGCGCCGGTGTACTtcaaggggagggtggccaTGCTGGGGGATGCCGCTCATGCTAGTCTGCCGTTTGCTGGGAATGGGGCCGCGcaggcgttggaggatgcTGCGGTGCTGGATCATTTGTTTGAGAGGGTGAAGCAGCCGAGCCAGATTGAGGCGGCACTGGGTGCGTATGATGCTGTTAGGCGGCCGAGGTCTCAGGATGTTGTTAACGTGGCGAGAATGCTTGGACGCGCTTATGCCTTTGCCGAGAGGGATATCCATGAGGACCCGAAGAAGGCTAGGGTCTTTTTTACACAGGCTGGGCGGTTCACCAACGAGGCGGATTTGACGCGGCAGAATGAGGAAGCCatggccaagatggaggataGTGTGAGGGGGGTTTCAAAGAACAACTAG
- a CDS encoding hypothetical protein (antiSMASH:Cluster_3) gives MDQPLGSFVPPYLISFPTNTVSFIHVGPQSEWHRQQRPDTTLCRRASKGHLSVYCNLEKDQSHVLLAISFQEDDLPSLNRQVYYHYVDKDDSIIGNGTLIEITFQNYPEDIDTADRLKNSIAWRIHFNKKHMDAIKYILTQARSQTANLPRVAALPKEDRDLLYHYIRATLIPQPVPHGLAALGKWPIRLPTTLSTSPSLGAKSEPVAASVYHDAAQDQVVEDTEEEAPKAIRLREMERERYANKPPPSPPPPRPASPSPWPARSKNNHVPGPSREDEEYYQSVIDAATTPKKPELFVAAQDAVPTLTPVGRGRRAEEEDAFWGSPLGKPGQMASRKKGGLAPGCGGATERKVSMQALVGNAEVEVRFKEKDADKVLKAMVPKKVENSGDEFTA, from the exons ATGGACCAACCACTTGGGAGCTTCGTCCCTCCCTACCTCATCTCCTTCCCCACAAACACAGTCAGCTTCATCCATGTCGGCCCCCAATCCGAATGgcaccgccagcagcgcCCCGACACTACCCTCTGTCGCCGTGCAAGCAAGGGTCATTTGTCTGTCTACTGCAACCTCGAGAAGGACCAGTCTCACGTCCTTCTCGCCATCTCCTTTCAGGAGGATGATCTCCCCTCCCTAAACCGCCAAGTGTACTACCACTACGTCGACAAAGACGACTCCATCATCGGCAACGGAACCCTCATCGAGATCACCTTCCAAAACTACCCCGAAGACATCGACACAGCCGACCGCTTGAAGAACAGCATCGCCTGGCGCATTCActtcaacaagaagcacatgGATGCCATCAAATACATCCTCACCCAGGCCCGTTCCCAAACCGCCAACCTACCCCGCGTCGCCGCCCTCCCCAAAGAAGACCGTGATCTTCTTTACCACTACATCCGCGCGACTCTGATTCCCCAGCCCGTCCCCCACGGCCTCGCGGCCCTCGGCAAATGGCCCATCCgtctccccaccaccttgtCCACAAGCCCCTCCCTCGGCGCAAAGTCTGAGCCGGTCGCGGCCTCTGTCTACCACGACGCAGCGCAGGACCAAGTCGTCGAGGATACAGAGGAGGAAGCTCCCAAGGCGATCAGATTGCGCGAAATGGAGCGGGAGCGCTACGCCAACAagccgcctccttcccctcctcccccccgtcCTGCGTCTCCGTCTCCATGGCCTGCGCGGAGCAAGAACAACCACGTCCCTGGTCCGTCTCgtgaggacgaggagtaTTATCAGAGTGTTATTGATGCCGCTACCACTCCCAAGAAGCCGGAGttgtttgttgctgctcaGGATGCTGTTCCTACCCTTACGcctgtggggagggggaggagggcggaggaggaggatgcttTTTGGGGCTCGCCTTTAGGGAAGCCGGGGCAGATGGCGTCgcggaagaaggggggtttggcTCCTGGGTGTGGGGGGGCGACGGAGAGGAAGGTTTCGATGCAGGCTTTGGTGGGGAAtgccgaggttgaggtgaggttcaaggagaaggatgcgGATAAGGTTTT AAAGGCCATGGTCCCGAAGAAGGTGGAGAACTCCGGGGATGAGTTTACCGCTTGA
- a CDS encoding hypothetical protein (antiSMASH:Cluster_3; EggNog:ENOG503P32I; COG:G; CAZy:GH18), giving the protein MRWLSFFTAMLASLAPITTAAPRPAAVSHNLAPALLPPDQSEIPRLVLYFQTTHDSLGRPISMLPLVTVKHIALTHLIICSIHMHQNGHLHLNDHLPSHPRYKTLWTEASIMRSSGVKVMGMIGGAAPGSFSRSTLDSPSDLTFDHYYRQLASFIRRYSLQGLDIDVEQPMSQGGIARLILRLRWDFGPDFIITLAPVASGLTNEWGGLSGFDYRVLERDYGSLINFYNAQFYNGFGSVHSTSHFERTVDEGWDPEKIVIGQLTDRGVHQHVSLNRTVVQLRRKLGVIGGIMGWEYFNALPGGADAPWEWAQVMTQILRPGLVPEMKIAKDDAIMLMETWVESAWPGAAVICASVGGAGNEACAAEAGRPNVDYMAMVNA; this is encoded by the coding sequence ATGAGGTGGCTATCTTTCTTCACCGCGATGCTTGCATCACtcgcccccatcaccaccgcagcaCCCCGTCCCGCGGCCGTGTCCCACAACCTCGCacctgccctcctcccaccagaCCAATCGGAAATCCCCAGACTGGTCCTCTACTTCCAAACAACTCACGACTCTCTAGGCCGCCCCATCTCTATGCTCCCCCTCGTAACAGTCAAACACATCGCCCTCACCCATCTAATCATCTGCTCCATCCACATGCACCAAAAcggccacctccacctcaacgaccacctcccctcccacccccggTACAAAACCCTCTGGACCGAAGCCTCCATCATGAGATCCTCAGGCGTCAAGGTAATGGGCATGATCGGCGGCGCAGCCCCCGGCTCCTTTTCCCGCTCCACCCTCGACAGCCCCTCCGACCTCACCTTTGACCACTACTACCGCCAGCTCGCCTCCTTCATCAGGCGGTACAGCCTCCAAGGCTTGGACATCGACGTCGAGCAGCCCATGTCCCAGGGGGGGATCGCCCGGCTCATCCTCCGTCTGCGGTGGGACTTTGGCCCCgatttcatcatcaccctcgccccCGTCGCGAGCGGGCTCACCAACGAGTGGGGCGGGCTCAGCGGGTTCGACTATCGGGTTTTGGAACGGGATTATGGATCTCTTATCAATTTTTACAATGCTCAGTTCTACAATGGGTTCGGGTCGGTGCATTCGACGTCTCACTTTGAGAGGAcggtggatgaggggtgGGATCCGGAGAAGATTGTCATCGGGCAGTTGACTGATCGGGGTGTGCATCAGCATGTTTCGCTGAACAGGACTGTTGTgcagctgaggaggaagctgggaGTTATCGGGGGGATTATGGGGTGGGAGTACTTTAATGCTTTGCCGGGGGGGGCAGACGCGCCGTGGGAGTGGGCGCAGGTGATGACTCAAATCTTGAGGCCGGGTCTGGTTCCCGAGATGAAGATTGCAAAGGACGATGCGATCATGCTGATGGAGACGTGGGTGGAGAGTGCCTGGCctggggcggcggtgatTTGTGCGAGTGTGGGAGGTGCTGGCAATGAGGCGTGCGCAGCCGAAGCGGGTAGGCCGAATGTTGATTACATGGCCATGGTAAATGCCTAG
- a CDS encoding hypothetical protein (antiSMASH:Cluster_3), with protein sequence MQLARSLSTALAALLLSSIATGHRIPAQSEELQLRDAAPAEVNETGTPPVVLPADDTLSADVIVDETEHGSLPFTLVSLARAKVEGKERAVGKERVVGKEREEPKGRVVAKERGARAREGRERGERARVDSEDSVGPGRGEAYPVDEVVAGVDLIENRTYD encoded by the exons ATGCAACTCGCAAgatccctctccaccgcgCTCGCGGCCCTTCTTTTGTCCAGCATCGCAACTGGACACCGCATCCCAGCCCAATCAGAAGAGCTCCAGCTCCGAGACGCTGCTCCCGCCGAGGTCAACGAGACCGGAACGCCGCCTGTCGTCCTCCCTGCTGACGACACGTTGTCGGCTGATGTGATTGTGGATGAAACCGAGCATGGGTCCCTA CCGTTCACCCTCGTCAGCTTGGCAAGGGCAAAGgtggagggaaaggaaagggcggtgggaaaggaaagggtggtgggaaaggaaagggaggagccaaagggaagggtggtggcaaaggaaaggggggcaagggcaagggagggaagggaaaggggggaaagggcaAGGGTTGACAGCGAAGATAGTGTTGGaccggggaggggggaagcaTATcctgttgatgaggtggttgctggtgtgGACCTTATCGAGAACCGGACCTATGATTGA
- a CDS encoding hypothetical protein (EggNog:ENOG503NWP7; antiSMASH:Cluster_3; COG:Q; SMCOG1092:hypothetical protein): MATPIPSHQRIVPGSVNLPPYPWPATAKDTSVDPVSIAESVTSKLNGYLSSGDFASISELFTDNGFWRDHLALSWTPRTIKTSAAIADYLSSSPTKLSSVQVDLTSEFRKPQIASFAPGGSPDVKGIAFYIKWGTSLGTGRGVARLVQEDGEWKIWTMFTCLVELKGWEEKVGARRELGVEHGKQEGRKNWRERREGEQEKGEGEVLVIGAGQSGLTIAARLKMLGVKTVVIDTNEKVGDNWRKRYHQLVLHDPVWYDHMPYLPFPEHWPVFTPKDKLAEWFEFYAKALELNIWTSTSLISSKWDEGTKTWEVKVNKGGREERVLRPKHIVLCTGHSGKKFMPDIKGLSEGVFKGLAVHSADFAGAKQQQEGTERKRKAVVVGACNSAHDICQDYYEKGYDVTMVQRSSTCVVSNKAALKVLLAVLYEEGGPPVEDSDIWLHGWPSEVMKSIQIDLARIQREMDRDLLEGLEKAGFRTDKGVDEGGLFMKYLQRGGGYYIDVGMSQLIIDRKVKVKQGEEIEELVENGLRFKDGEVLEADEIVFATGFMNMRTQARHILGDEVADRVDDVWGWDEEGEMRGIWKGSGHPGFWFHGGNLALTRYFSRVAALQIKARLEGLGA, encoded by the exons ATGGCAACTCCaatcccctcccaccaacgcATCGTCCCCGGTAgcgtcaacctccccccttaCCCCTGGCCCGCCACCGCAAAAGACACAAGCGTCGACCCTGTTTCCATCGCCGAGTCTGTCACTTCCAAGCTGAATGGCTACCTCTCCTCGGGTGATTTCGCCTCAATCTCCGAGCTCTTCACCGACAACGGCTTCTGGCGCGATCACCTAGCCCTCTCCTGGACACCCCGCACGATCAAGACCTCTGCTGCCATAGCTGATTatctttcctcttctccgACCAAGCTCAGTTCGGTACAAGTGGATCTGACGTCTGAGTTTCGGAAGCCACAGATTGCGAGTTTCGCTCCGGGGGGCAGTCCGGATGTGAAGGGGATTGCGTTTTACATCAAGTGGGGGACTAGTCTTGGGACGGGAAGAGGGGTGGCGAGGCTTGTtcaggaggatggagagtgGAAGATTTGGACCATGTTTACTTGTTTGGTGGAGttgaaggggtgggaggagaaggtgggggcgaggagggagttgGGCGTTGAGCATGGGAAACAAGAAGGGAGGAAGAactggagggagaggagggagggggagcaggagaaaggggagggggaggtgttggttaTTG GAGCTGGGCAGTCAGGTCTGACGATTGCTGCGAGGTTGAAAATGTTGGGGGTCAAGACAGTGGTCATTGATACGAATGAGAAGGTGGGCGACAACTGGCGGAAGAGATATCATCAGCTGGTGCTGCATGATCCAGTGTGGTACGACCACATGCCGTATCTCCCCTTCCCTGAGCACTGGCCGGTTTTCACGCCAAAGGATAAACTGGCCGAGTGGTTTGAGTTTTATGCCAAGGCGCTCGAACTCAACATCTGGACTTCTACCTCCCTTATATCTAGCAAATGGGATGAGGGCACCAAAACTTGGGAGGTGAAGGTGAATAAGGGGggcagagaggagagggttcTCAGGCCGAAACATATCGTTTTGTGTACGGGACACTCGGGCAAGAAGTTCATGCCTGATATCAAGGGGCTGAGCGAGGGGGTGTTTAAGGGGTTGGCGGTCCACTCTGCTGATTTCGCCGGTgcgaagcagcagcaagaggggactgaaagaaagagaaaggcggtggtggtcggggCGTGTAATTCTGCTCACGATATCTGCCAGGATTACTACGAGAAGGGGTATGATGTCACCATGGTGCAGAGGTCGTCGACTTGTGTCGTGTCCAACAAGGCGGCTCTCAAGGTtttgctggcggtgctgtACGAGGAGGGTGGACCGCCGGTCGAAGACAGCGACATCTGGCTTCATGGCTGGCCGAGTGAGGTTATGAAGAGCATACAGATCGATCTGGCCAGGATTCAGCGGGAGATGGACAGGGATTTGTTGGAAGGGTTGGAAAAGGCCGGGTTCAGGACTGACAagggggtggatgaaggggggttgtttatGAAGTATTTACAACGGGGTGGGGGGTATTACATTGATGTGGGCATGTCGCAGCTGATTATTGATCGCAAGGTGAAAGTCAagcagggggaggagattgaggagttggtggagaaTGGGTTGAGGTtcaaggatggggaggtgctggaggcgGATGAGATTGTGTTTGCTACTGGGTTCATGAATATGAGAACCCAGGCGAGGCATATTCTGGGAGATGAGGTTGCGGATAGGGTGGACGatgtttggggatgggatgaggagggggagatgagggggatCTGGAAGGGGAGCGGGCATCCGGGCTTTTGGTTCCATGGTGGTAATTTGGCCTTGACTAGGTATTTCAGTAGGGTGGCTGCGCTGCAGATCAAGGCGAGGCtggagggattgggggcCTAA